The uncultured Cohaesibacter sp. genome window below encodes:
- a CDS encoding phosphomannose isomerase type II C-terminal cupin domain, with translation MATFYNVGEEDTRPWGHWQVIDAGSFHVVKRITVIPGARLSLQYHHHREEVWTCVAGNGIAVINEQEVVLSPGVTVFIPKTAHHRMVCTGDQPMLILETQLGETLDENDIVRIEDDFGRVF, from the coding sequence ATGGCTACTTTTTATAACGTTGGCGAAGAAGACACGCGCCCTTGGGGGCATTGGCAAGTGATTGATGCCGGGTCTTTCCACGTTGTAAAGCGGATTACCGTTATTCCTGGAGCACGTCTTTCTTTGCAATATCATCACCATCGTGAAGAAGTGTGGACTTGTGTGGCAGGGAATGGCATTGCCGTCATTAATGAGCAGGAAGTTGTTCTGAGTCCAGGTGTTACTGTATTCATTCCAAAGACGGCTCATCATCGCATGGTGTGCACCGGTGATCAGCCGATGCTCATTCTGGAAACCCAGTTGGGCGAGACGCTGGATGAAAATGACATCGTCAGAATAGAAGATGATTTTGGTCGAGTCTTCTAA
- a CDS encoding DUF6716 putative glycosyltransferase: protein MRILAVGSYDSFIRTVQTIGDAFADKGADVELCVLNVRTKQISDRQIEAIDTPFRIVQHTMDSLCRQEVLGAYDVFVMSLDGASFRRFFYRLQDGKGARPLIVAVYPGLVLRYAFDGLSSRAAADLLWLNSKKDLIAYQSMCSSFGVDGQNARDFGLVPLLQAPYVEDPRAPRQKAMVFFEQAVIPRSLEDRRYLIEQLIALAEKYPDHELLLKPRTKPEDFTLHRTRAHFEALLKERQKQGYVLPGNLKVTYEGPKKLLSECAVCLTISSTVAIEALYMGIPTVIVGDFGSHDDSGLPFFFGSDIIRTFSDIDPDDVPDVNVEWLLHVATDPRKLLDDHAAEVFRAAEARKAEIEDRKQLFPLVSSQARFNWLRRYHTIDSIGYRAYELSRNKAARIIVNLFLVAKQQFFRLKTQLLG, encoded by the coding sequence ATGAGAATTCTCGCAGTTGGTAGCTACGATTCCTTTATTCGGACCGTTCAGACGATCGGCGATGCCTTTGCAGACAAAGGCGCAGATGTGGAATTATGTGTTCTGAATGTTCGGACAAAGCAGATCAGTGACCGGCAGATCGAGGCGATTGATACGCCCTTCCGAATTGTTCAGCACACGATGGACAGCCTTTGCAGACAGGAGGTACTGGGCGCCTATGATGTCTTTGTGATGTCGCTGGATGGAGCCTCCTTTCGTCGCTTTTTCTATCGTCTGCAGGACGGCAAAGGGGCTCGTCCTCTCATCGTTGCGGTATATCCAGGGCTTGTTCTACGCTATGCCTTCGATGGACTTTCCAGCAGGGCGGCTGCCGATCTACTCTGGCTCAATTCCAAAAAGGATCTGATTGCCTATCAGTCTATGTGCTCCTCGTTTGGTGTTGATGGCCAGAATGCACGCGATTTCGGTCTGGTTCCCCTTTTGCAAGCCCCATATGTGGAAGATCCTAGAGCGCCTAGGCAAAAGGCCATGGTGTTCTTTGAGCAGGCCGTTATTCCCAGATCCCTCGAAGACAGGCGATATCTTATTGAGCAGCTGATCGCTCTGGCTGAGAAGTACCCCGACCATGAGTTGTTGCTCAAGCCCCGGACCAAGCCGGAAGACTTCACGTTGCATCGCACTCGCGCTCACTTTGAGGCCTTGCTCAAGGAAAGACAGAAGCAAGGATACGTCCTTCCTGGGAATTTAAAGGTGACGTACGAAGGCCCGAAGAAGCTCTTGTCAGAGTGCGCAGTGTGTCTGACTATCAGTTCCACTGTTGCAATTGAAGCGCTATACATGGGTATCCCAACGGTAATCGTTGGCGATTTTGGTTCGCATGATGACAGTGGCTTGCCATTTTTTTTTGGCTCGGACATCATCCGCACCTTCTCGGACATTGATCCGGATGATGTGCCGGACGTGAACGTGGAGTGGCTGTTGCACGTGGCAACCGATCCCAGAAAGTTGCTTGATGATCATGCCGCTGAAGTGTTTCGGGCGGCTGAAGCGCGAAAAGCCGAAATTGAAGATAGAAAACAGTTGTTTCCTCTTGTTTCTTCGCAAGCGCGTTTCAACTGGCTGAGGAGGTATCACACTATTGATTCTATTGGTTATAGAGCTTATGAACTAAGTCGTAACAAAGCTGCGCGGATAATTGTGAATTTGTTTCTCGTTGCGAAACAACAGTTTTTCAGACTCAAAACTCAACTTCTGGGCTGA
- the cysQ gene encoding 3'(2'),5'-bisphosphate nucleotidase CysQ — protein sequence MTDLLKGMIEAALSAAETILDIYETDFDVEIKGDASPVTQADKDAEAVILKHLAQIAPDVPVVAEEAAAEGNIPDVDGDFFLVDPLDGTKEFIKKNGEFTVNIALVRNNVPAVGVIYTPAKGWLFAGDVDAGCWQGVVADPRISHEIANWRAIAVRKPAGGAVDVVGSRSHHTPEAEDYLKAFSVGDHKSIGSSLKFCLLAAGEADIYPRFSRTMEWDTAAGDAILSAAGGTVETTDGKRLQYGKVVQDDAPFANPYFIARV from the coding sequence GTGACGGATCTTCTGAAAGGCATGATCGAGGCTGCGCTCAGCGCGGCCGAGACCATTCTCGATATCTATGAGACCGACTTCGATGTCGAGATCAAGGGTGATGCGTCCCCTGTTACGCAAGCGGACAAGGATGCTGAAGCTGTGATTCTCAAACATCTGGCGCAGATCGCGCCGGATGTTCCTGTCGTTGCTGAAGAAGCTGCCGCTGAAGGCAATATTCCTGACGTGGATGGCGACTTCTTTCTTGTCGATCCGCTCGATGGAACCAAGGAATTCATCAAGAAGAATGGAGAGTTCACGGTCAATATTGCCCTCGTGCGCAACAATGTGCCTGCTGTTGGCGTGATCTATACGCCGGCCAAGGGCTGGCTATTTGCTGGTGACGTGGATGCTGGCTGCTGGCAAGGTGTTGTTGCTGATCCCCGGATCAGCCACGAGATTGCCAACTGGCGTGCGATTGCGGTGCGCAAACCTGCCGGCGGGGCTGTCGATGTTGTCGGATCCCGATCACACCATACGCCTGAAGCAGAAGACTATCTGAAGGCCTTCTCGGTAGGGGATCACAAGTCGATCGGCTCGTCGCTCAAATTCTGCCTATTGGCTGCTGGCGAGGCCGATATCTATCCCCGTTTTAGTCGGACGATGGAATGGGACACGGCTGCAGGTGATGCCATTTTGTCCGCTGCGGGTGGAACGGTTGAAACCACGGATGGCAAACGCTTGCAATATGGCAAGGTCGTTCAGGACGACGCGCCTTTTGCCAATCCCTATTTTATTGCGAGAGTCTAG